A genomic stretch from Etheostoma cragini isolate CJK2018 chromosome 8, CSU_Ecrag_1.0, whole genome shotgun sequence includes:
- the aagab gene encoding alpha- and gamma-adaptin-binding protein p34, with the protein MSTTEEDTEMTIPCALITSCDSGFEEEELVKQILSSKTLPEPIKQEDTVAWYPWTINNKYYTADVRLCVVPSTFQMSSEIAQSMQAFIVYFDSTVKDGLEKLLPWISVVEDLAPEVLILVCDRVCENGVSRHEAQQWCLAHAFELVELNPQELPDEDDDFPESTGVKRIVQALNANVWSSVEMKDGHNQGFGLMSSLVAARHNNPHSCQDPQSSSLPVEGSLVSVETNHTESSTNTDTGEDSVVDAMTDLDIQELANLTAGDADVDNFERLFTKLKEMKDKASSLPHDQRKVHAEKVAKAFWMAIGGDEDEIDGLSSGEES; encoded by the exons atgtcaaccacTGAAGAAGACACTGAGATGACTATTCCGTGTGCACTCATCACAAGCTGTGACAGTGGGTTTGAAGAAGAAGAGCTGGTAAAAC AGATCCTCAGTTCGAAGACTCTGCCCGAACCGATCAAGCAAGAAGACACAGTAGCCTGGTATCCATGGACCATCAACAACAAATATTATACAGCGGATGTCAGATTATGTGTTGTACCAAGCACCTTTCAAATGTCATCGGAGATTGCCCAGTCCATGCAGGCTTTCATCGTCTATTTTGACAGTACAGTG AAGGACGGTCTGGAAAAGCTACTTCCTTGGatatcagtggtggaagatcTTGCTCCAGAGGTGCTCATTCTAGTGTGTGACAGAGTCTGTGAAAATG GGGTCAGCAGACATGAAGCACAACAGTGGTGTTTGGCCCATGCCTTTGAGTTGGTGGAGCTCAATCCACAGGAGTTGCCAGATGAGGATG ATGACTTTCCAGAATCCACGGGAGTAAAGAGAATTGTCCAGGCTCTAAATGCCAATGTGTGGTCCAGTGTGGAGATGAAAGATG gGCACAATcagggctttggtctgatgagtagTTTGGTCGCCGCCAGACACAACAACCCACACAGCTGTCAAGATCCACAG TCTTCCAGCTTGCCAGTAGAGGGCTCACTTGTTAGTGTGGAGACTAACCATACAGAGAGTagtacaaacacagacacgggGGAAGACTCTGTGGTTG ATGCAATGACTGATTTGGACATTCAGGAACTTGCTAATCTCACGGCTGGAGATGCAGATGTGGATAACTTTGAACGTCTCTTTACCAAATTAAAAGAGATGAAAG ACAAAGCTTCTTCATTACCGCATGATCAGAGAAAGGTTCATGCAGAGAAG GTAGCAAAAGCGTTTTGGATGGCCATTGGTGGTGATGAAGATGAGATAGATGGGTTATCATCGGGAGAGGAAAGCTAA
- the iqch gene encoding IQ motif-containing protein H: protein MSDALKHEDKLGAVLFQVQEDLRQPKCSLEKITINEKGKTLDIQALDAAIGKTESGIRWGKQLLVLPRIEDLQQKKQIPKWKPALESIPDVRPPREGLQGTSPGKKHKYALTTHLLCNPAHPNNRVVMHQKCGMPLSDFHKKSTNAAKHHRIIHGPVASLPTIEPKGRHSLAMPEEDMHTMPDTSLPRMSIQHKAGSLHPREDSYSYKTGLKGLKSQCHKQLKWETEPGSTCERIGRECTPLWTTKTPPPSTSSKSADHRGMMQGINDLIPKSPENLPVQVPVNISKYLFTIIKGRINPMATDFCHFKQSFSLCWSNVVDALEALEKLLRDFAVPLAKVRGERLVEFGYGWYNGWRKAPPVIGLLSVLENWEEILGLVLRPGQRYKGEGGIDAAAIHIQSCWRRYLARTAYLCHCRRKWAAGTIAISWLMHTQMLRVRKALQARRFRQLQNYRSRAQHLAANWKYIQSSKRTIIHIPSLGFSQSQRMHLRGFGILQNIQIGRVCDIRDENVEVIYVCPRHLGEDMLHYYTSLLKCDGTTDEDYTGTPQASSSSVRRFIILTPEAVDYFPTHNMCLSTLLKYSPRTLKRIRNLIQGKQAYIVGGVAHEDDLAVADELGVPILAPEPAIAQHYSTKSWGRRIFAGAELDVPPGQGDIYSLDQLHETLARIMTQNIDVQRWLFKIDSEHDGRGTAYCDVCYLSCYNWALQECRRYDPEIWNTEWIQESVLLRYLDEIPEWLARYSQPVKTSCYPNWAFFLKTFLRQGGVVEAYPPSDSVTCLTVDLLLEPGGEVTMLSCGDQLHGSCQLEAIGSTVPQTSVHPETLQSICMRVGKACLQRLIVGYVSVDLATFLNRNTMKQKVWAIDLDLTYSDQLAMTQLLLMMTGGTLNFHTGCLEVPTPIREKCCEHQIAAKPPMVNRYAVIGSHLFHSNLSMLYHNVFFMVCKAHGIGFNMKRKQGTVFALYDSSERCTIGMITVSEDLQGALVTFARNLSDIHQEISPSKMQGENNFKELIKDIEDVLQMTVQNKMRAVEDKLAA from the exons ATGTCTGACGCACTTAAACACGAAGATAAATTGGGAGCAGTTTTATTTCAG GTGCAAGAGGATTTGAGACAACCCAAATGCAGTCTCGAGAAAATCACTATCAATGAGAAGGGAAAAACACTGGACATTCAAGCCTTGGACGCTGCCATTGGCAAGACGGAGAGTGGCATCAGG tggggtaaGCAGCTGCTGGTTCTTCCAAGAATTGAAGACTTACAACAAAAGAAGCAGATTCCCAAGTG GAAACCTGCTCTGGAGAGTATCCCAGATGTGCGTCCACCAAGGGAAGGCCTTCAAGGGACTTCACCTGGGAAAAAG CACAAATATGCGTTAACCACGCATTTGCTATGTAATCCTGCTCACCCAAACAACAGAGTCGTTATGCACCAGAAATGTGGGATGCCCCTCTCTGATTTCCACAAGAAGAGCACAAATGCA GCAAAACATCACAGAATAATCCATGGCCCTGTGGCGAGTCTTCCTACCATTGAACCAAAAGGCCGTCATAGTCTGGCAATGCCTGAAGAAGACATGCATACAA TGCCAGATACAAGTTTGCCTCGTATGTCGATCCAGCACAAGGCTGGATCTCTTCACCCCAGAGAGGATTCATATTCTTACAAGACAG GTCTGAAAGGCTTGAAGTCCCAGTGTCACAAGCAGCTGAAATGGGAAACAGAACCTGGATCCACCTGCGAAAGAATAGGCAGAGAATGCACACCCCTCTGGACCACCAAGACACCGCCTCCCTCTACAAGCTCCAAGAGCGCGGACCACAGGGGTATGATGCAAGGCATCAATGATCTTATCCCTAAAAGCCCTGAG AATCTACCTGTGCAAGTTCCAGTAAACATTAGTAAATACCTCTTTACCATCATAAAGGGACGGATCAACCCAATGGCGACagatttctgtcatttcaagCAGAGCTTTAGCTTGTGCTGGAGCAATGTGGTAGATGCTCTAGAGGCCCTGGAAAAGCTGCTCAGGGACTTTGCCGTGCCTCTAGCCAAAGTGAGAGGGGAACGGCTAGTGGAGTTTGGCTATGGTTGGTATAATGGTTGGAGAAAGGCTCCTCCTGTGATTGGCCTCCTCTCAGTGCTTGAAAACTGGGAGGAGATTTTGGGTCTGGTCTTACGCCCAGGTCAGCGCTACAAGGGAGAGGGGGGCATTGACGCAGCTGCCATCCACATCCAGTCCTGCTGGAGGCGCTACTTAGCCCGGACTGCCTACCTGTGCCACTGCCGGCGCAAGTGGGCGGCAGGCACCATCGCTATCTCATGGTTGATGCACACTCAGATGCTTCGTGTCCGGAAGGCCCTGCAGGCCCGGCGTTTCAGACAACTGCAGAATTACCGCAGCAGAGCCCAG CATCTGGCAGCCAACTGGAAATACATCCAGTCCTCCAAGAGGACCATTATCCACATCCCTTCATTAG GATTCTCTCAGAGCCAGCGAATGCACCTGAGGGGATTTGGCATCCTACAGAACATCCAAATAGGCCGAGTGTGTGATATTAGAG ATGAAAATGTGGAGGTCATCTACGTATGTCCACGGCATCTGGGGGAAGACATGTTGCACTATTACACCAGCCTCCTGAAATGTGATGGAACCACAGACGAGGATTATACCGGGACCCCTCAGGCCTCATCCTCCTCTGTCAGACGCTTCATCATCCTCACACCTGAGGCTGTAGATTATTTTCCG ACCCATAACATGTGCCTGTCTACACTATTAAAGTATAGTCCACGCACCCTAAAGCGCATCAGGAACCTGATCCAGGGGAAGCAGGCCTATATTGTGGGTGGAGTAGCCCATGAGGATGACCTGGCAGTGGCTGATGAGCTAGGAGTGCCAATCCTGGCTCCAGAACCAGCTATTGCACAGCACTACAGCACCAAGTCTTGGGGGAGGAGGATCTTTGCCGGGGCCGAGCTTGATGTACCCCCTGGTCAAGGGGACATCTACTCGCTAGACCAG CTTCATGAAACACTGGCTAGGATCATGACTCAAAACATTGATGTGCAGCGCTGGCTCTTCAAGATCGACTCTGAGCATGACGGCCGTGGCACAGCATACTGTGATGTATGCTATCTTAGCTGCTATAACTGGGCCCTGCAGGAATGCCGTCGTTATGATCCTGAGATATGGAACACAGAATGGATTCAG GAGTCTGTGCTTCTTAGATATCTAGATGAAATCCCAGAGTGGCTCGCCCGTTACAGTCAGCCAGTTAAAACCTCCTGCTATCCCAACTGGGCCTTCTTCCTGAAGACCTTCCTCAGGCAAG GAGGTGTGGTGGAGGCCTACCCCCCTTCAGACAGTGTTACTTGTCTGACAGTAGATCTGCTGCTGGAGCCCGGGGGTGAGGTGACCATGCTGTCCTGTGGAGACCAGCTTCACGGCTCCTGTCAGCTGGAAGCTATAGGCTCCACTGTTCCTCAGACCTCTGTACACCCAGAGACCTTGCAATCCATCTGCATGCGTGTGGGCAAGGCTTGTCTACAGCGCCTTATAGTAGGTTATGTCTCCGTGGACCTGGCTACATTTCTGAACCGCAACACCATGAAGCAAAAG GTGTGGGCTATTGATCTGGACCTCACATACAGCGACCAGTTGGCCATGACGCAGTTGCTTCTGATGATGACTGGAGGAACGCTGAATTTCCACACAGGCTGTTTAGAAGTGCCAACTCCAATCAGAGAGAAATGCTGTGAACACCAAATTGCAGCCAAA CCTCCCATGGTTAATCGTTATGCAGTTATTGGGAGCCACTTGTTTCACTCTAACCTTTCCATGTTATACCACAATGTGTTCTTTATGGTGTGCAAGGCTCATGGCATAGGATTTAACATGAAg AGGAAGCAAGGCACTGTATTTGCTCTGTATGACAGCAGTGAGCGATGCACTATTGGAATGAT AACAGTCTCAGAAGATCTCCAGGGAGCTCTGGTGACCTTTGCTCGGAATCTGTCAGACATTCATCAGGAAATATCGCCCTCTAAAATGCAAGGAGAAAACAATTTTAAG gAGCTGATCAAGGACATAGAAGATGTACTGCAGATGACTGTACAGAACAAGATGCGAGCGGTGGAGGATAAACTTGCTGCTTAG